A single genomic interval of Nonomuraea rubra harbors:
- a CDS encoding acyltransferase family protein has product MAATPASRDRVVDAARALCIVVVTLWHWTLSVTHRTADGSLTMPNPIHAVPGGWLATWVLQIMPVFFLVGGYANLVGWQRAQARGTTAGGFVRSRLRRLLWPTAVWALIWLAGELVAAALPGPHRWMGEWFPGYLTPLWFLVVYGLLIAVVPITASLDARYGARVLAVLVLLIALGSVAHRGAGLAWAGWVTAGLVWLFCHQLGYAWRGWELGRRPLAQRLAVAGAGLAGLAGLTAVAGYPASMVATAGVESNIFPTNAAIAALAVFQLGLLVLITPAAERLLRHPAAWKPVVALNVGALTIFLWHMTAYLVVLWAYEGLGGTLPAEPTAAWWAQRWLWLVAPSVVMVVLVVLFIRVELAARRSRPRSSPPPAREGSE; this is encoded by the coding sequence GTGGCGGCCACGCCGGCGTCCCGCGACCGGGTGGTCGACGCCGCCCGCGCGCTGTGCATCGTGGTCGTCACCCTCTGGCACTGGACGTTGTCGGTCACCCACCGCACCGCCGACGGCAGCCTGACCATGCCGAACCCGATCCACGCCGTGCCCGGCGGCTGGCTGGCCACCTGGGTGCTGCAGATCATGCCGGTGTTCTTCCTGGTCGGCGGGTACGCCAACCTGGTCGGCTGGCAGCGGGCCCAGGCCCGCGGGACGACCGCCGGCGGGTTCGTCCGAAGCCGGCTGCGCCGGCTGCTCTGGCCGACCGCCGTCTGGGCCCTGATCTGGCTCGCCGGCGAGCTGGTCGCGGCCGCCCTGCCCGGCCCGCACCGGTGGATGGGGGAGTGGTTCCCCGGTTACCTGACGCCGCTGTGGTTCCTGGTCGTGTACGGCCTGCTGATCGCCGTGGTGCCGATCACCGCGAGCCTGGACGCCCGCTACGGAGCCAGGGTCCTGGCGGTGCTCGTCCTGCTGATCGCCCTCGGCAGCGTGGCGCACCGCGGCGCCGGCCTGGCCTGGGCGGGCTGGGTGACCGCCGGCCTGGTGTGGCTGTTCTGCCACCAGCTCGGCTACGCCTGGCGCGGCTGGGAGCTGGGGCGGCGGCCGCTGGCGCAACGGCTCGCGGTCGCCGGGGCAGGACTGGCGGGGCTGGCCGGGCTGACGGCGGTGGCGGGCTACCCCGCCTCGATGGTGGCCACCGCCGGCGTCGAATCCAACATCTTCCCGACCAACGCCGCCATCGCCGCCCTGGCCGTCTTCCAGCTCGGGCTGCTGGTCCTGATCACGCCGGCCGCCGAACGCCTGCTGCGCCACCCGGCCGCCTGGAAGCCGGTGGTGGCACTCAACGTGGGCGCGCTGACCATCTTTCTCTGGCACATGACCGCGTACCTGGTGGTGCTGTGGGCCTACGAAGGGCTGGGCGGCACCCTGCCGGCGGAGCCGACCGCCGCCTGGTGGGCCCAGCGCTGGCTCTGGCTCGTGGCGCCGTCGGTCGTGATGGTCGTGCTGGTGGTGCTCTTCATCCGGGTCGAGCTGGCCGCCCGCCGTTCGCGGCCGAGATCATCCCCACCGCCGGCGCGGGAAGGATCAGAGTAG
- the pafA gene encoding Pup--protein ligase: MDRRIFGVETEYGVTCTFRGQRRLSPDEVARYLFRGVVSWGRSSNVFLRNGARLYLDVGSHPEYATPECDNVVELVTHDKAGERILEGLRVDAEKRLHEEGIAGDVYLFKNNTDSAGNSYGCHENYCVGRHGEFGALADVLIPFLVTRQIICGAGKVLQTPRGAVYCVSQRAEHIWEGVSSATTRSRPIINTRDEPHGDAERFRRLHVIVGDANMSETTMLLKVGATDLVLRMVEAGVVMRDLSLENPIRAIREVSHDMTGRRRVRLANGREASSLEIQQDYFGKAKDFVDRHGGDPVTHRVLDLWERTLRAVETGDLDLVSREIDWVIKHQLIERYRKKYDLPLSSPRVAQLDLAYHDVHRKRGLFYLLQRRGAVERVAPDIKIFEAKSVPPQTTRARLRGEFIRRAQEKRRDFTVDWVHLKLNDQAQRTVLCKDPFRSVDERVNKLIADM; this comes from the coding sequence ATGGATCGCCGCATCTTTGGCGTGGAAACCGAATACGGCGTCACGTGCACGTTCCGGGGCCAGCGCAGGCTGTCCCCGGACGAGGTGGCCCGTTACCTGTTCCGGGGGGTCGTGTCCTGGGGCCGGTCGAGCAACGTGTTCCTGCGCAATGGCGCCCGCCTCTATCTGGACGTCGGCAGCCATCCCGAGTACGCCACGCCCGAGTGCGACAACGTGGTCGAGTTGGTCACGCACGACAAGGCGGGGGAGCGCATCCTGGAGGGCCTGCGCGTGGACGCCGAGAAGCGGCTCCATGAGGAGGGCATCGCCGGCGACGTCTACCTGTTCAAGAACAACACCGACTCGGCCGGCAACTCCTACGGCTGTCACGAGAACTACTGCGTGGGCCGGCACGGCGAGTTCGGGGCACTGGCCGACGTGCTGATCCCGTTCCTGGTCACCCGGCAGATCATCTGCGGCGCGGGCAAGGTGCTGCAGACCCCGCGCGGGGCGGTGTACTGCGTGTCGCAGCGTGCCGAGCACATCTGGGAGGGCGTGTCGTCGGCGACCACCCGGTCCCGGCCGATCATCAACACCCGGGACGAACCGCACGGCGACGCCGAGCGGTTCCGCCGCCTGCACGTGATCGTCGGCGACGCGAACATGAGCGAGACCACGATGCTGCTCAAGGTCGGCGCGACCGACCTGGTGCTGCGCATGGTCGAGGCCGGCGTCGTGATGCGCGACCTGAGCCTGGAGAACCCGATCCGGGCGATCCGCGAGGTCTCCCACGACATGACCGGGCGGCGGCGGGTCCGCCTGGCCAACGGGCGGGAGGCGTCGTCCCTGGAGATCCAGCAGGACTACTTCGGCAAGGCCAAGGACTTCGTGGACCGGCACGGCGGCGACCCGGTCACCCACAGGGTGCTGGACCTGTGGGAGCGCACGCTGCGCGCGGTGGAGACGGGGGACCTGGACCTGGTCTCCCGCGAGATCGACTGGGTGATCAAGCATCAGCTGATCGAGCGTTACCGCAAGAAGTACGACCTGCCGCTGTCGTCCCCGCGGGTCGCGCAGCTCGACCTGGCCTACCATGACGTGCACCGCAAGCGGGGGCTGTTCTACCTGCTGCAGCGGCGCGGGGCCGTGGAGCGGGTGGCCCCCGACATCAAGATCTTCGAGGCGAAGTCGGTGCCGCCGCAGACCACCCGGGCGCGGCTGCGCGGCGAGTTCATCCGCAGGGCGCAGGAGAAGCGGCGCGACTTCACCGTGGACTGGGTGCACCTGAAGCTGAACGACCAGGCGCAGCGGACCGTGCTGTGCAAGGATCCGTTCCGCAGCGTGGACGAGCGGGTGAACAAGCTCATCGCCGACATGTGA
- a CDS encoding CAP domain-containing protein, with the protein MRRSLGLLAAATALATIGTPLSTAQAVTASGTGAARVGTAQENLVVRLVNARRAKKKGCRALRHHPQLHRAARGHSADMAEQGYFSYTSRDGRTFTDRIREAGFTGGTRFAENIAKGQRTPAEVVQSWMDNSGTKAAIMDCRFTFIGVGAVEDSDGAIYWTQDFAAKRPASR; encoded by the coding sequence ATGCGCCGATCCCTCGGGTTACTCGCCGCAGCCACCGCCCTGGCCACGATCGGCACGCCACTGAGTACGGCGCAGGCCGTCACGGCGTCCGGAACCGGCGCCGCCAGAGTGGGAACGGCGCAGGAGAACCTGGTCGTGCGGCTGGTCAACGCCCGGCGGGCGAAGAAGAAGGGATGCCGGGCGCTCAGGCACCACCCGCAACTCCACCGGGCCGCCCGCGGGCACTCGGCCGACATGGCGGAACAGGGCTACTTCTCGTACACCTCCCGCGACGGCCGAACCTTCACGGACCGCATCAGGGAGGCCGGCTTCACCGGCGGCACCCGCTTCGCGGAGAACATCGCCAAGGGCCAGCGCACCCCGGCCGAGGTCGTGCAGTCCTGGATGGACAACTCCGGAACCAAGGCCGCCATCATGGACTGCAGGTTCACCTTCATCGGGGTCGGCGCGGTCGAGGACTCCGATGGCGCGATCTACTGGACCCAGGACTTCGCCGCCAAGCGACCCGCGTCGCGGTGA
- a CDS encoding MFS transporter, translating to MTAPIWATASIWVSGDDVWPISSGPGASERKRSHVTAGVPARIDDLPRVRAQRRALIVLAATQVLSGAGLAAGVTVGALLAQDLLGSTSLTGLVSALATAGSALAAVAVGRVSQARGRRPGLAAGYLAGAAGSAGVIAAAALGNAVLLFVSMFVYGAGTATNLQARYAGADLATPARRARAVSTVLVATTMGGVAGPNLAASTGDLAHGLGIPHLAGPFLLAGAAYALAALVLTVWLRPDPLLLARTLQSERADPALDEHERSETAYGEHARTDTAHGEHTRTDRAHGEQARRDTEHGDVGRRPVATGRSPGVPAGVLIMVLTQLVMVAIMTMTPIHMHGHGHGTAASGLVIAIHIGAMYLPSPLSGWLVDRYSHLTIAVTAALALLAAGIVAATAPGGSVASFAVALALLGLGWNLGLVAGTTIITDSVPLAVRARSQGLVDLSIAIAGAVGGLVSGFLVAAAGYPVLAVGGGILALAIVPVVISTARGRRAPGVTDRW from the coding sequence ATGACCGCCCCGATCTGGGCGACCGCCTCGATCTGGGTGAGCGGCGATGACGTGTGGCCGATCAGCTCCGGCCCCGGCGCGTCCGAGCGGAAGAGGTCGCACGTGACGGCCGGCGTCCCCGCCCGGATCGACGACCTTCCGCGCGTTCGGGCACAGCGCCGCGCTCTGATCGTCCTGGCCGCCACCCAGGTTCTCAGCGGTGCCGGGCTGGCGGCCGGCGTGACCGTCGGCGCCCTGCTCGCGCAGGACCTGCTCGGATCCACCAGCCTCACCGGGCTGGTCAGCGCGCTGGCCACCGCCGGCTCCGCGCTGGCGGCCGTTGCCGTCGGGCGCGTCTCACAGGCCCGCGGGCGCCGTCCCGGCCTCGCGGCCGGTTACCTGGCCGGCGCTGCCGGGAGCGCGGGGGTCATCGCCGCCGCCGCCCTCGGCAACGCCGTCCTGCTGTTCGTCTCGATGTTCGTCTACGGCGCCGGCACGGCCACCAACCTGCAGGCCCGGTACGCGGGGGCCGACCTGGCGACGCCCGCGCGCCGCGCCCGTGCCGTGTCCACCGTGCTGGTGGCCACCACCATGGGCGGCGTGGCCGGCCCCAACCTCGCCGCCTCCACCGGCGACCTCGCGCACGGTCTCGGCATCCCGCACCTGGCCGGGCCGTTCCTGCTCGCCGGCGCCGCCTACGCGCTCGCCGCCCTGGTCCTGACCGTCTGGCTGCGCCCGGACCCGCTCCTGCTGGCCCGCACCCTGCAAAGCGAACGCGCCGACCCGGCGCTCGACGAGCACGAACGTTCGGAGACCGCGTACGGCGAGCACGCACGTACGGACACGGCGCATGGCGAGCACACGCGTACAGACAGGGCACACGGCGAGCAGGCACGGAGAGACACAGAGCACGGCGACGTCGGCCGCCGGCCAGTGGCCACAGGGCGGAGCCCCGGCGTGCCGGCCGGGGTGCTGATCATGGTGCTCACCCAACTGGTCATGGTCGCGATCATGACGATGACGCCCATCCACATGCACGGCCACGGCCACGGCACCGCCGCCTCCGGCCTGGTCATCGCCATCCACATCGGCGCGATGTACCTGCCCTCACCCCTGAGCGGCTGGCTCGTAGACCGCTACAGCCATCTCACGATCGCCGTCACCGCCGCGCTGGCCCTGCTGGCCGCCGGAATCGTCGCCGCCACCGCCCCCGGCGGCTCCGTGGCCTCGTTCGCGGTGGCCCTGGCACTGCTGGGCCTGGGCTGGAACCTCGGCCTCGTGGCCGGCACCACGATCATCACCGACTCCGTCCCGCTGGCGGTCCGGGCCAGGAGCCAGGGCCTGGTCGACCTCTCCATCGCCATCGCCGGCGCCGTGGGAGGCCTGGTGTCCGGCTTCCTCGTCGCGGCCGCCGGCTATCCGGTCCTGGCAGTCGGTGGCGGCATCCTGGCGCTGGCCATCGTGCCGGTGGTCATCTCCACGGCACGCGGCCGAAGAGCACCTGGGGTGACAGATCGATGGTGA
- a CDS encoding MBL fold metallo-hydrolase, with protein sequence MNPDQIPVRVLGGPTVLFEYGGLRFLTDPTFDAPGVHLVPGGQLTKTAPSAATPAELGRVDVVLLSHDHPDHLDGSGRELLSGVPLVLTTPAAGQHLGNGAKGLADWEPVELDRPGGGVITVTGVPAVHGPGTREEVEPVTGQVVGFVLTGEGLPTVYISGDNASLDAVRQIAERFGPVDTAILFAGAPRFPMLFDGALIVLDSAQAAEAAGILGARRAIPVHYDSWAHFTEGRDDLVTAFTAAGLADRLDLGDRLAPHDRLAPNDRPDLGDRLDLGERR encoded by the coding sequence ATGAACCCCGACCAGATTCCCGTCCGCGTCCTCGGCGGCCCCACCGTTCTCTTCGAATACGGTGGCCTGCGCTTCCTGACCGACCCGACTTTCGACGCTCCCGGCGTCCACCTCGTGCCGGGCGGCCAGTTGACCAAGACGGCGCCCTCCGCCGCCACGCCTGCCGAGCTCGGCCGGGTCGACGTGGTCCTGCTCTCCCACGACCACCCGGACCATCTCGACGGCTCCGGCCGGGAGCTGCTCTCCGGCGTCCCGCTCGTCCTCACCACGCCCGCGGCCGGGCAGCACCTGGGCAACGGGGCCAAGGGGCTGGCCGACTGGGAGCCGGTCGAGCTGGACCGTCCGGGTGGCGGTGTGATCACCGTCACCGGTGTGCCCGCCGTCCACGGACCCGGGACTCGCGAGGAGGTCGAGCCGGTCACCGGGCAGGTGGTGGGGTTTGTGCTGACCGGCGAGGGCCTGCCCACGGTCTACATCAGCGGCGACAACGCCTCGCTCGACGCGGTCAGGCAGATCGCCGAACGCTTCGGCCCGGTGGACACCGCCATCCTCTTCGCCGGAGCTCCCCGGTTCCCCATGCTCTTCGACGGCGCGCTGATCGTGCTCGACAGTGCGCAGGCCGCCGAGGCCGCCGGGATCCTCGGCGCCCGGCGGGCGATTCCCGTTCACTACGACAGCTGGGCGCACTTCACCGAGGGCCGCGACGATCTGGTGACCGCCTTCACCGCCGCGGGGCTGGCCGACCGCCTCGACCTGGGCGACCGGCTCGCCCCGCATGACCGCCTCGCTCCGAATGACCGCCCCGATCTGGGCGACCGCCTCGATCTGGGTGAGCGGCGATGA
- a CDS encoding CGNR zinc finger domain-containing protein: MSAEPVLPPAPGAGDYLAIDFVNSAIALPGGQFVDLLGTPEATNRWLTERGLAPADAGVQEMCATQLRSLREHLRALFAARVGGLPPHPAALSAVNDALTRAPAAALLQWDEKSGPFRAIPCPTNEILDRALATLAANAADLLTGPDAGRLTACGSTPCNRYLLRHGRRHWCSTRCGDRARAARAYARRSTTKAS, translated from the coding sequence ATGAGCGCCGAGCCCGTGCTGCCGCCCGCGCCAGGGGCGGGGGACTACCTCGCCATCGACTTCGTGAACAGCGCCATCGCGCTTCCTGGAGGGCAGTTCGTCGATCTCCTCGGCACGCCCGAGGCGACGAACCGGTGGCTCACCGAACGCGGCCTCGCTCCGGCCGATGCCGGGGTGCAGGAGATGTGCGCGACGCAGCTACGATCGCTGCGCGAACACCTCAGGGCGTTGTTCGCCGCCCGCGTCGGCGGGCTGCCGCCCCATCCCGCAGCCCTGTCCGCCGTCAACGACGCGCTGACCAGGGCTCCCGCGGCCGCTCTGCTCCAGTGGGACGAGAAGAGCGGCCCCTTCCGCGCGATCCCGTGCCCGACCAACGAGATCCTCGACCGCGCTCTGGCCACCCTCGCCGCCAACGCGGCCGACCTGCTGACCGGCCCCGACGCCGGCCGCCTCACCGCCTGCGGCTCCACCCCCTGCAACCGCTACCTGCTACGCCACGGCCGCCGCCACTGGTGCTCCACCCGCTGCGGCGACCGCGCCCGCGCCGCCCGCGCCTACGCCCGGCGCTCCACCACGAAGGCGAGCTGA